A single genomic interval of Coccidioides posadasii str. Silveira chromosome 1, complete sequence harbors:
- a CDS encoding uncharacterized protein (EggNog:ENOG410PK7F), with protein MHFLAVVMPSVLHLLNEKITYSVAKEREVNILHQLGYYEQQNSFFSHLNDNRSWMKQIVAHHLGLPSSDVCHIAERQDWLNGSFNVCVPVTIDNWKCKEQPGNRVLLRFPLPYRVGGASQEGNGNEKIQCEAGTYAWLQENCPEVPIPQLYGFALSTGETFTRVANLPFLSRWLQLFRRKIFSWIGRSVPSAYARHSDKTLASMASMATTGYMLIEFIEGRQGAMLSNTWSDGQQDIKRRTNLFRGLSRILLNISRKPLPRIGSFIIDENGYLRLVNRPLSFDIQILENEKIPTHIHRDFTYSTVESYVMDILGAHDSRLHKQPNAVNDIPDCVSQMAALAAMRTLFPMFFRREFRRRPFVFSLPDLHQSNIFVDKNWHVTCLVDLEWACARPIEMVEPPYWLTNKSVDNMLLEEYDPLRKEFMAALVEEERRISKCVTREDSDLPLLSEVMEQAWTTGTFWYTLALSSPTGLFGLFYRHIQPLLAGGKSREFGEVMPFYWEKDVGRFVAGKLADKKQYDTDLRLAFTEAKQL; from the exons ATGCATTTCCTAGCTGTTGTCATGCCGAGCgttctccatcttctcaaTGAGAAAATTACATATTCAGTTGCTAAAGAGCGAGAAGTCAATATTCTTCATCAACTTGGTTACTATGAGCAACAAAACAGCTTCTTCTCTCACCTGAATGACAACCGTTCTTGGATGAAACAAATAGTTGCCCACCACTTGGGCCTGCCATCGAGCGATGTTTGCCATATTGCTGAAAGACAGGATTGGCTGAATGGCAGTTTCAATGTTTGTGTCCCGGTGACTATCGATAACTGGAAGTGCAAGGAGCAGCCTGGGAACCGTGTCCTTCTGAGATTTCCTCTTCCATACCGAGTTGGTGGAGCTTCCCAGGAAGGAAACGGGAATGAAAAGATTCAATGTGAAGCTGGCACCTATGCGTGGCTCCAAGAAAACTGCCCGGAGGTACCGATTCCTCAGTTATATGGCTTTGCTCTCTCAACCGGCGAAACA TTCACTCGGGTTGCGAACCTACCTTTCTTAAGCCGGTGGCTTCAACTTTTCCGTCGCAAGATCTTCTCCTGGATTGGCAGATCTGTGCCATCTGCTTACGCCCGGCACTCAGACAAAACTCTGGCTTCGATGGCTAGTATGGCTACCACAGGTTATATGCTGATTGAGTTCATCGAGGGGAGACAAGGTGCAATGCTCTCAAACACATGGTCTGATGGTCAGCAGGACATCAAGCGACGAACCAACCTTTTTCGAGGCCTTTCCCGGATTTTGCTCAATATCAGCCGAAAACCCTTGCCTCGAATTGGCTCTTTCATCATTGACGAGAATGGTTACTTGAGGCTGGTTAATCGTCCCCTCTCATTCGACATCCAGATACTGGAGAACGAGAAAATACCAACCCACATACACCGCGATTTCACATACTCTACGGTCGAGTCGTATGTTATGGATATTCTTGGAGCCCATGACAGCCGCCTCCATAAGCAACCTAATGCGGTGAATGATATACCTGATTGTGTTTCTCAAATGGCGGCATTGGCGGCGATGCGAACGCTTTTTCCGATGTTTTTCCGGCGGGAATTCCGCCGTCGACCGTTTGTCTTCTCTTTACCAGACCTCCACCAAAGCAACATATTTGTCGATAAAAATTGGCATGTCACATGTCTCGTGGACCTTGAATGGGCATGCGCTCGGCCAATTGAGATGGTTGAACCTCCATACTGGTTGACAAACAAGAGCGTTGACAACATGCTCTTAGAGGAGTATGATCCGCTTCGGAAGGAATTCATGGCTGCTCTTgtggaggaagaaagaaggaTATCCAAATGTGTCACAAGAGAGGACTCGGATTTGCCACTCTTGTCTGAGGTCATGGAGCAGGCATGGACTACAGGCACTTTCTGGTATACTCTAGCTTTATCTAGCCCGACTGGCCTGTTTGGATTGTTCTATAGGCATATCCAACCATTATTGGCAGGAGGCAAATCAAGGGAATTTGGCGAGGTTATGCCCTTCTATTGGGAGAAGGATGTTGGCAGGTTTGTTGCTGGAAAACTTGCTGATAAGAAACAGTATGATACTGATCTTCGTCTGGCATTCACTGAGGCCAAACAGCTATGA